From the Bacteroidia bacterium genome, one window contains:
- a CDS encoding BamA/TamA family outer membrane protein — translation MPACIPDTENASPVTPRWHLTAVWTRCVVCAICLLSATETLHSQTAEDSLKFEYFPFALYDTDVGFGAGANAVLRSALGSRERFELMLFASSKGERLLRLDFSMEAEELRQGTEYDFAVDLRFEYDKMIQTSFFGTGSGSRYEDKESYVHEPVLLQAVFSRGFTPTLVAQLQMKFKRMWSYGFEETSRLRDRADNATTSDLSSLALRVRHDTRDNTLHTSAGHVLQGEVEQALSLTRHGSVWTRLGVTAHWYRMLAGMVFATRGMLQHITGDAVPVQQMLAVGGNRTLRGQPENRFLDRASAVGNAELRIPLYRRLGLLLGVDAGAVSATLPGVLDARWSAAPVIGLRFAFDTFIVRGDVGRSSDAVGVYFNVGQVF, via the coding sequence ATGCCCGCCTGCATCCCCGACACAGAGAACGCCTCCCCGGTTACCCCACGTTGGCACCTGACCGCCGTATGGACACGGTGTGTCGTCTGCGCGATCTGTCTGCTTTCGGCGACGGAGACGCTTCATTCGCAGACCGCGGAAGACAGCCTGAAATTCGAATACTTCCCCTTTGCGCTGTACGACACCGACGTGGGCTTCGGTGCGGGAGCCAATGCCGTGCTGCGCAGCGCTCTCGGGAGCAGGGAGCGTTTCGAGCTGATGCTCTTCGCAAGCAGCAAGGGCGAACGCCTCCTGCGGCTGGACTTCTCGATGGAAGCGGAGGAATTACGCCAGGGGACCGAGTACGACTTCGCCGTGGATCTGCGCTTCGAATACGACAAAATGATACAGACCAGCTTTTTCGGCACCGGCAGCGGCTCGCGCTACGAGGACAAGGAAAGCTACGTGCACGAGCCCGTACTGCTGCAGGCCGTATTCAGCCGCGGCTTTACACCCACACTCGTCGCGCAGTTGCAGATGAAATTCAAACGCATGTGGTCCTACGGCTTCGAGGAAACAAGTCGGCTGCGCGACCGCGCGGACAACGCCACCACATCGGACCTCTCCTCGCTCGCCTTGCGGGTGCGTCACGACACACGCGACAACACCTTGCACACCAGCGCGGGACATGTGTTGCAGGGCGAGGTCGAGCAGGCGCTGTCGCTGACGCGGCATGGCAGTGTCTGGACACGACTCGGCGTCACCGCGCATTGGTATCGAATGCTTGCGGGCATGGTATTTGCAACGCGCGGCATGCTGCAGCACATCACCGGCGACGCGGTACCGGTGCAGCAGATGCTGGCGGTGGGCGGGAACAGGACGCTGCGGGGTCAGCCGGAGAACCGCTTTCTCGATCGCGCCTCCGCCGTAGGCAATGCCGAACTGCGCATCCCGCTCTATCGGCGTCTTGGCCTGCTGTTGGGCGTGGACGCGGGAGCCGTGAGCGCGACTCTGCCCGGGGTGCTCGATGCCCGATGGTCCGCGGCACCCGTCATCGGATTGCGTTTCGCCTTCGACACCTTTATTGTGCGCGGCGACGTGGGCCGGAGCAGCGACGCGGTGGGAGTGTACTTCAATGTGGGGCAAGTGTTTTGA
- a CDS encoding T9SS type A sorting domain-containing protein — protein sequence MHTYRQFTLSAALAYFVVVAAIYLLIPTPLPAQEAGGGGQPPEIMLGEMKEIARVRPQNHPGLGRWSAELGDINGDGYDDFAVSSYFDTTFVFLGGDTVGWLPLTFLLGGCAGLRAADVNGDGLIDIVTSECTDLHPGPLGRPPGRIRFYLNKGRDAYFSDPPDFVLEGNAVSSGYWGDNLHGKRQSIELIDFNGDDQIDLLYPFAHWETYLSGYALRTTLDPKIPAKGFAFYNYWMSPVFRPWWQHLVGDINGDGRTDVMIWNINDRNLRDTIRAWDIFLGRANVQYAPAEFKLRSDSSWYFDMYYPAIADINNDGCADIFSNQLSHEYGNLPFFRGRRELASIEPDDSLMNPNSSTYQHVVSVNPVGDINGDGTNDIMVGYTRNPYQKTTAFYCYPNRQGSLYRFSTGGFAVDTDWHHVDVTQVFPAGDVNGDGYDDVLVLARGWSLASKNGFIVFSGSPKLLGVSPPALPPGPELEVYPNPVHAGSGELHIRLTAQVAEQSTLEIHDITGRRVYSRQHTLVPGAQQITIQDVTLQPGYYTIVLTGSTRSAAGVVCH from the coding sequence ATGCATACATACAGACAATTCACACTCTCCGCGGCACTGGCATACTTCGTCGTAGTCGCCGCGATCTACCTTCTCATTCCCACCCCGCTGCCCGCCCAGGAGGCGGGCGGCGGCGGGCAGCCGCCGGAGATTATGCTGGGTGAAATGAAGGAGATTGCTCGCGTCCGGCCGCAAAACCATCCGGGTCTGGGACGATGGTCGGCCGAATTGGGGGATATCAATGGTGATGGATACGACGACTTTGCGGTGAGTAGTTATTTCGACACAACCTTCGTTTTTTTAGGCGGAGACACCGTAGGGTGGCTGCCATTGACGTTTCTCCTGGGTGGTTGTGCCGGCCTCCGCGCGGCAGATGTAAACGGAGACGGTCTCATCGATATCGTAACATCTGAATGTACCGACCTTCATCCTGGTCCGCTTGGTCGACCGCCTGGACGAATTCGTTTCTACCTCAACAAGGGCAGAGATGCATATTTTTCTGATCCTCCCGACTTTGTCCTCGAAGGGAATGCGGTTAGTAGTGGATATTGGGGAGATAATTTACATGGGAAGCGTCAGAGTATCGAGCTTATTGACTTCAATGGAGATGATCAGATTGACCTGCTCTATCCTTTTGCGCACTGGGAAACATACCTCTCGGGGTATGCACTCCGCACGACTCTCGATCCAAAAATCCCTGCAAAAGGTTTCGCATTTTACAATTATTGGATGTCTCCCGTTTTCAGACCATGGTGGCAGCATTTGGTCGGTGATATCAATGGAGACGGCAGAACGGATGTTATGATCTGGAACATTAATGACAGAAACCTTCGGGATACGATCCGCGCATGGGATATTTTCCTTGGCCGTGCGAACGTACAGTATGCGCCTGCCGAGTTTAAGTTGCGCAGCGACAGTAGCTGGTATTTCGACATGTACTACCCAGCTATCGCGGATATAAATAACGATGGCTGCGCCGATATTTTCTCGAATCAGTTATCACATGAATACGGCAATCTGCCATTCTTTCGCGGACGAAGGGAATTGGCGAGTATCGAACCAGATGATTCACTGATGAATCCGAACTCCTCAACCTACCAGCACGTTGTTTCCGTCAATCCGGTTGGAGATATAAATGGTGATGGCACTAATGATATTATGGTGGGATACACTCGTAATCCGTATCAGAAGACCACCGCGTTCTATTGCTATCCCAACAGACAAGGATCCCTGTACCGGTTCAGCACGGGTGGTTTCGCTGTCGATACCGATTGGCATCATGTCGATGTAACACAAGTATTTCCCGCAGGCGACGTCAATGGAGATGGTTATGACGACGTTCTGGTCTTGGCTCGTGGTTGGTCCCTCGCGAGTAAAAACGGTTTTATAGTTTTTTCCGGGAGTCCTAAACTGCTGGGTGTATCCCCGCCGGCCTTGCCGCCCGGTCCGGAACTGGAGGTCTATCCCAATCCCGTGCATGCGGGCAGCGGCGAGCTGCACATACGCCTCACAGCCCAAGTTGCGGAACAGAGCACACTCGAGATCCACGACATCACCGGCCGCCGCGTGTACAGCAGGCAGCACACGCTCGTACCCGGCGCGCAGCAGATCACAATACAGGATGTGACGCTGCAGCCCGGCTATTACACCATCGTACTCACGGGCAGCACGCGCAGCGCGGCGGGGGTGGTGTGTCACTGA
- a CDS encoding PDZ domain-containing protein — MKRINSFFAAMLILMLAASFIHVQADAQSIAGKEKKTGAWLGVRLKVEKIEIESDGKTEIRENANNGAVVEGVVKDSPAEKAGLKKGDVITAFGSKDITTAEALMDAVREATPGSSIALTTLRDGKKSTVNVELAESPSRDEEKRVVRRSIRAPRAPRSPLPPSAPMLWHGKSASYGLSLSTLNKQLGEYFGAPDGKGVLVEKVDENSDAAKAGFKAGDVILRAGKKTVVTVSDFRSVLGAYDAGEKIPVNIIRKGAKQTIELTAKEPEKDLSFHGAPGLGGVFRFRSDGADDQYEDALKRYEDVLKDIDIDIDMDEMKEGMRKMRIIIDGKELELDNVNESLRGIMEDVKSHMEELREGESESVEKKVKIRATQI; from the coding sequence ATGAAAAGGATCAACAGCTTTTTCGCCGCTATGCTGATACTCATGCTTGCCGCGTCGTTCATTCATGTGCAGGCCGATGCGCAGTCCATCGCCGGCAAGGAAAAAAAGACCGGCGCCTGGCTGGGCGTGCGCCTCAAGGTGGAGAAAATCGAAATCGAGAGCGACGGCAAAACCGAAATCAGGGAAAATGCCAACAACGGCGCCGTGGTGGAGGGAGTGGTGAAAGACAGTCCCGCCGAGAAGGCCGGTCTGAAAAAAGGCGATGTCATCACCGCGTTCGGGAGCAAGGATATTACAACCGCAGAAGCCCTGATGGATGCGGTGCGCGAAGCCACTCCGGGCAGCAGCATCGCTCTCACAACTCTGCGCGACGGCAAAAAGAGCACCGTGAATGTGGAACTGGCCGAGTCTCCGTCACGCGATGAAGAGAAGCGCGTCGTACGCCGCAGTATACGCGCACCACGCGCGCCGCGCTCGCCTCTGCCGCCGTCGGCTCCTATGCTCTGGCACGGTAAGTCCGCAAGCTATGGGCTCTCCCTCAGTACACTGAACAAACAACTCGGGGAGTATTTCGGTGCGCCGGACGGCAAAGGTGTGCTCGTCGAGAAAGTGGATGAAAACAGCGACGCCGCCAAGGCGGGCTTCAAAGCCGGCGATGTGATTCTCCGCGCCGGAAAGAAAACCGTCGTCACCGTCAGCGATTTCCGCAGTGTGCTCGGTGCCTACGACGCGGGCGAGAAAATCCCCGTGAACATTATCCGCAAAGGCGCGAAGCAGACCATCGAACTTACCGCGAAGGAGCCGGAAAAGGACCTGAGCTTCCACGGCGCACCCGGTCTGGGCGGCGTGTTCCGTTTCCGCTCCGACGGCGCCGACGATCAGTACGAAGACGCTCTCAAACGCTATGAAGACGTCCTCAAGGATATCGACATCGATATCGATATGGACGAAATGAAAGAGGGCATGCGTAAAATGCGCATCATCATCGATGGCAAAGAGCTTGAACTCGACAATGTGAACGAATCCCTGCGTGGCATCATGGAAGATGTGAAGAGTCACATGGAAGAACTGCGCGAAGGCGAGAGCGAGTCCGTCGAGAAAAAAGTAAAAATCCGCGCCACGCAAATCTGA
- a CDS encoding RNA polymerase sigma factor translates to MSAEYIHSAIEETLMIEEQNAPGTGEYALVERCRDGDILAFKALYERYRRPLYSLACRFHGNTQDAEDSLQEAFIRIYKALPEFRFESRLETWLYRVVMNTCISGTRAKRNREERLDPGIADNLHSGNSAEPDALLRDILEQAIGRLPQQQRAVFLLHAVHGQTHTDIADTLSISVGTSKSQYHKAKETLKERLADYGIERSEMLT, encoded by the coding sequence ATGAGCGCGGAATACATCCATAGTGCCATCGAGGAAACTCTCATGATCGAGGAGCAGAACGCCCCGGGCACGGGCGAATACGCGCTTGTTGAGCGTTGCCGGGACGGCGACATTCTGGCGTTCAAGGCGCTGTACGAGCGCTACCGACGTCCGCTGTATTCACTCGCCTGCCGCTTTCACGGCAATACGCAGGATGCCGAAGATAGCCTGCAGGAGGCTTTCATACGCATTTACAAGGCGCTGCCGGAATTCCGCTTTGAGTCCCGTCTGGAAACCTGGCTGTATCGCGTGGTAATGAACACCTGCATCAGCGGCACTCGCGCGAAGCGCAATCGTGAAGAGCGGTTGGATCCGGGAATCGCAGACAACCTGCACTCCGGCAACAGTGCGGAGCCCGACGCGCTGCTGCGCGACATTCTGGAGCAGGCTATCGGACGGCTGCCGCAGCAACAACGCGCCGTGTTTCTGCTGCACGCGGTACACGGACAGACGCATACGGACATCGCCGACACGCTGAGCATCAGCGTCGGCACGTCGAAATCCCAGTATCACAAGGCAAAAGAAACATTAAAGGAACGACTGGCGGATTACGGAATCGAGCGATCGGAGATGTTGACATGA
- a CDS encoding DUF4097 domain-containing protein has translation MKRTACIFITLLLAAALPLAAQKHERLVKQRFQTPADPEVTVDVRFGDVTVTQSEDNAVDAMVRVAVSKGSKEDAKRLAESVTVDLRQEGNRVLVRAGLPKKQGGMDNSNLEINVTVSVPSRARLLCETKFGDVRASGVQGRVKVVSSFGDVEVTRCSNVEVYSSYGEVSVGDIGGSMRLKSSMGGIKAFSVPGGRIESSYGDLNVTRPAGPVEITSSMGEITVKECRGGAIKNAYGDVDITLSSAFSGTVEAETSFGDIDGDVDFDDLGKKNKYGPTAEKKRATMGSGNDRLQINSSFGDITVERAR, from the coding sequence ATGAAACGAACAGCATGCATATTCATCACACTGCTGCTTGCGGCCGCGCTGCCACTCGCAGCCCAGAAACATGAACGCCTGGTGAAACAGCGCTTCCAGACCCCCGCGGATCCCGAAGTGACTGTGGACGTGCGCTTCGGCGACGTCACGGTCACGCAGTCCGAAGACAACGCGGTGGACGCAATGGTGCGCGTTGCGGTGAGCAAGGGCTCGAAGGAGGATGCGAAGCGTCTCGCGGAGAGCGTCACCGTGGATCTGCGCCAGGAAGGCAACCGCGTGCTGGTGCGCGCCGGTCTCCCGAAAAAGCAGGGCGGCATGGACAACAGCAACCTTGAAATCAACGTCACCGTTTCCGTACCATCGCGCGCACGTCTGCTTTGCGAAACCAAGTTCGGCGACGTACGCGCCAGCGGCGTGCAGGGACGCGTGAAAGTCGTGAGTAGCTTCGGCGATGTCGAAGTGACCCGATGCTCCAATGTGGAGGTGTACTCCTCCTACGGCGAAGTGTCCGTCGGTGACATTGGCGGCAGCATGCGGCTGAAGTCCTCCATGGGCGGCATCAAGGCATTCAGCGTGCCGGGTGGACGCATCGAATCGTCCTACGGTGATCTGAACGTGACGCGTCCCGCCGGTCCGGTAGAAATCACCTCATCCATGGGGGAGATTACCGTGAAAGAATGCCGCGGCGGAGCAATCAAGAACGCCTACGGCGATGTGGATATCACGCTCTCGTCCGCGTTCAGCGGTACGGTGGAAGCTGAAACATCGTTTGGGGACATCGACGGCGACGTAGATTTCGATGATCTCGGGAAAAAGAACAAATACGGGCCCACGGCCGAAAAAAAGCGCGCGACCATGGGTAGCGGCAACGATCGCCTGCAGATCAACAGCAGTTTCGGCGACATCACGGTCGAAAGGGCACGATAG
- a CDS encoding aspartyl protease family protein produces the protein MKRTVFASLLMLVCLVHFSPAQNVYGEMKLTFDRGYLFASSTMPDGSDAWFAVDLAVATTSVSKAWLGDRARIQKYQGRADMEEVRSYFALGGVGFSGDVAGKATLPKLTLGGLIFPDANVAVLEQTPEIAGRRIAGIIGTDLLRRAEIAVFYYGAKPRLLLKSKGGSTAGSVELPMKVVNGYAFVQGSINNTAVDVLLDTGSPESWFPVKTLRLIGASATPNSTRELQTLDGHALKVRGSNVQDITFGASSFGKQSFGIAELGVFSQIPENLVPVLLGNSFFSTLDYVEINFADNVVRLKAS, from the coding sequence ATGAAACGTACAGTTTTCGCATCATTGTTGATGCTCGTCTGTCTTGTTCATTTTTCCCCGGCACAGAATGTGTATGGAGAAATGAAGCTCACGTTTGACCGGGGATATCTTTTCGCATCGTCCACTATGCCCGACGGGAGCGACGCATGGTTTGCCGTGGATCTCGCGGTTGCCACCACCAGCGTGAGCAAAGCCTGGCTGGGTGACAGGGCGCGGATTCAGAAATATCAGGGTCGCGCCGACATGGAAGAGGTTCGCAGCTACTTTGCGCTGGGCGGCGTCGGATTTTCAGGTGATGTCGCCGGCAAGGCGACCCTGCCGAAACTCACACTCGGAGGGCTGATATTCCCTGACGCCAATGTCGCGGTTCTGGAGCAGACACCGGAAATCGCCGGACGCCGCATAGCCGGCATTATCGGGACGGATCTGCTGCGTCGCGCGGAGATCGCGGTATTCTACTACGGCGCGAAGCCGCGCTTATTGCTTAAAAGCAAGGGCGGCTCCACAGCGGGGTCCGTGGAGCTTCCGATGAAGGTTGTGAACGGGTATGCGTTTGTTCAGGGATCGATCAACAATACCGCCGTGGACGTATTGCTGGACACCGGATCGCCGGAATCCTGGTTCCCGGTCAAAACCTTGCGACTGATCGGCGCTTCCGCAACACCGAACTCCACTCGTGAGCTGCAGACCCTGGATGGGCATGCACTGAAGGTTCGCGGCTCCAACGTGCAGGACATCACATTCGGAGCGTCAAGCTTCGGGAAGCAGAGCTTCGGGATCGCGGAGCTTGGGGTGTTCTCGCAGATTCCCGAGAACCTCGTACCCGTGCTGCTCGGAAACAGCTTTTTCTCGACGCTCGACTATGTGGAAATCAATTTCGCCGATAACGTGGTGAGGCTGAAGGCTTCGTGA